From Syngnathus typhle isolate RoL2023-S1 ecotype Sweden linkage group LG13, RoL_Styp_1.0, whole genome shotgun sequence, a single genomic window includes:
- the LOC133165915 gene encoding SPRY domain-containing SOCS box protein 4-like, translating to MGQKISGGIKSVDGRGESGGSPSYRPSAHSRQHPELRGPDFSKPPRLDLLLDMPCASLETQLRHAWNADDRSLNIFIKEEDKLTFHRHPVAQSTDCIRGRVGYTRGLHVWRIHWPSRQRGTHAVVGVATSEASLHSVGYTALVGSDSESWGWDLGRNRLYHNSKNRAHGSLPTYPSFLEPEEAFTLPDSLLVILDMDEGTLSFMVEGQYLGVAFRGLKGKKLHPIVSAVWGHCEISMKYINGLDPEPLPLTDLCRRAARLALGRERLQEIERLPLPDSLKNYLQYQ from the exons ATGGGCCAGAAGATATCCGGTGGTATCAAATCTGTGGACGGCCGCGGGGAAAGCGGCGGTTCCCCATCCTACCGACCCTCGGCTCACAGTAGGCAGCACCCAGAGTTGAGGGGCCCGGATTTCTCCAAACCTCCCAGGCTGGATCTCCTTCTGGACATGCCTTGCGCCAGCCTGGAGACCCAACTTCGTCACGCGTGGAACGCCGATGACCGTTCGCTGAACATTTTCATCAAAGAGGAGGATAAGTTGACATTTCACCGCCACCCCGTCGCTCAGAGCACGGACTGCATCCGGGGACGGGTGGGATACACTAGGGGACTGCACGTCTGGAGGATTCACTGGCCGTCCCGACAGCGCGGCACCCATGCAGTTGTCGGGGTAGCCACCTCCGAAGCTTCTTTACATTCTGTCGGGTACACTGCCTTGGTGGGGTCAGACTCTGAGTCCTGGGGCTGGGATCTGGGACGTAACCGCCTCTACCACAACAGCAAGAACCGTGCCCACGGCTCACTGCCGACTTACCCTTCCTTCCTGGAACCCGAGGAGGCGTTCACACTACCAGACTCTCTGTTGGTCATTCTGGACATGGACGAGGGCACGCTGAGCTTCATGGTGGAGGGACAGTATTTAGGAGTGGCGTTCCGAGGGTTGAAGGGCAAGAAGCTACATCCCATCGTCAGCGCTGTGTGGGGCCATTGTGAGATATCCATGAAGTACATCAACGGACTTGATC CGGAGCCTCTTCCTTTGACCGACCTGTGTCGCCGTGCGGCCCGCCTGGCGTTGGGCCGGGAACGCCTTCAGGAGATCGAGAGACTACCCCTGCCCGATTCCCTCAAGAATTACCTCCAGTACCAGTGA
- the LOC133165340 gene encoding serine/threonine-protein kinase 25-like, with amino-acid sequence MAHLRDMQNQNSRLDPEEYFTKQERIGKGSFGEVYKGINNRTKEVVAIKIIDLEEAEDEIEDIQQEITVLSQCDSSYVTKYYGSYLKGTKLWIIMEYLGGGSALDLLRPGPLEETYIATILREILKGLEYLHLERKIHRDIKAANVLLSEQGEVKLADFGVAGQLTDTQIKRNTFVGTPFWMAPEVIKQSAYDFKADIWSLGITAIELAKGEPPNSDLHPMRVLFLIPKNTPPTLEGSYSKPFKEFVEACLNKDPRFRPTAKELLKHKFITRYTKKTSYLTELIDRYRRWKSEGHGEESSSDDSDMDPDSDVDSCPMWTFPTVRPNSLNKLQKGYTHTDSESGDSMKRQPKSQCLSALVTPIFRELKEKRRASGGGVGAIEELENAFNLAEESCPGISDRLVTHMMERVCRFSLNGNTTPSSR; translated from the exons ATGGCACACCTACGAGACATGCAGAATCAG AACTCCAGGTTGGATCCTGAGGAGTACTTCACCAAGCAAGAGCGCATTGGCAAGGGCTCCTTTGGGGAGGTCTACAAAGGCATCAACAACCGCACCAAGGAGGTGGTGGCCATAAAAATCATCGACCTCGAAGAGGCGGAGGATGAGATCGAAGACATTCAGCAGGAAATCACAGTACTGAGCCAGTGTGACAGTTCCTATGTGACCAAGTATTATGGCTCGTACCTCAAG GGGACCAAGCTGTGGATTATCATGGAGTATTTAGGCGGAGGATCTGCTCTGGATCTG CTGCGTCCAGGACCTCTCGAAGAGACGTACATTGCTACGATACTGCGGGAAATCCTGAAGGGGCTGGAATATTTGCACTTGGAAAGGAAAATTCACAGAGACATTAAAG CTGCCAATGTGCTGTTGTCCGAACAGGGTGAAGTGAAGCTGGCTGATTTCGGGGTGGCGGGACAGTTGACTGACACTCAGATTAAGAGGAACACCTTTGTGGGCACACCTTTTTGGATGGCGCCCGAAGTCATCAAGCAGTCGGCCTATGACTTCAAG GCTGACATTTGGTCTCTCGGAATCACAGCCATTGAGCTGGCCAAAGGCGAACCCCCCAACTCGGATTTACACCCCATGAGGGTCCTCTTTCTTATCCCCAAAAACACTCCCCCCACCCTGGAAGGATCTTACAGCAAACCTTTTAAAGAGTTTGTGGAGGCTTGTCTAAATAAAGACCCTCGTTTT AGGCCGACAGCCAAAGAGCTGCTGAAGCACAAGTTCATCACGCGCTACACCAAGAAAACATCCTACCTGACTGAACTGATCGATCGCTACCGCCGCTGGAAGTCCGAGGGTCACGGGGAGGAGTCCAGCTCGGACGACTCTGATAT GGATCCTGATAGCGATGTGGATTCATGCCCCATGTGGACCTTCCCTACAGTCAGACCAAACTCTTTGAATAAGTTACAGAAGGGCTACACACATACTGACTCAGAG TCAGGAGATTCTATGAAAAGGCAACCCAAGTCACAGTGCTTGTCAGCTTTGGTCACGCCCATCTTCAGAGAG TTAAAAGAGAAGCGGCGAGCGAGCGGCGGCGGAGTCGGCGCCATCGAAGAGCTGGAGAACGCCTTTAACCTGGCAGAGGAATCCTGTCCGGGCATCTCCGACCGCCTTGTCACCCACATGATGGAGAGAGTGTGCAG GTTTTCTTTAAACGGCAACACCACGCCATCTTCACGATGA
- the LOC133165342 gene encoding mitochondrial fission factor homolog A-like, with product MSGPSFTSPPAEAAEINRIHYELEYTEGISQRMRIPEILKVAPENQSGSLPLQQFLHTHPTLMQVPDRIVVAGDDGDPQFSCPRDLDLIQSIPAMELLDMKAPPRVLTLSEQPLDSLETDQINKSNPSQAVHSRSRKERSASEFISARHSSQIIRGDVSVTPSPSAPLVRMCPPLCSPEDANVNLFTAAGFLAYIQSTTRRAYQQVLELLDDSHRRTHLDLALDMNPDESGLIDASSLRRQIVKLNRRLQMLEEENKERSKREVVLYSATVAFWLINTWVWFRR from the exons ATGAGTGGGCCGTCGTTCACCTCACCCCCCGCCGAGGCGGCGGAGATCAACCGTATCCATTATGAGTTGGAGTACACGGAGGGCATCAGCCAGCGGATGCGCATCCCGGAGATCCTCAAGGTTGCCCCGGAAAACCAAAGTGGTTCTCTGCCACTGCAGCAATTCCTGCACACCCATCCAACTCTGATGCAGGTTCCTGACAGAATTGTCGTAGCAG GTGATGATGGGGATCCTCAGTTCTCTTGTCCTAGAGACTTGGATTTGATTCAGTCCATTCCTGCCATGGAGCTCCTGGACATGAAAGCTCCACCACGTGTTCTCACGCTGTCAGAACAGCCACTGGACTCCTTGGAAACGGATCAAATAAACAAGAGCAACCCCAGTCAAGCA GTTCATTCTCGATCACGAAAGGAACGCAGTGCCAGTGAATTTATATCTGCTCGCCATAGCAGTCAGATTATCAGAGGTGACGTAAG TGTAACACCCTCACCTTCTGCCCCCCTAGTCCGCATGTGTCCCCCTCTGTGCTCCCCCGAGGACGCAAATGTTAACTTATTCACAGCGGCAGGCTTCCTGGCTTACATCCAGTCCACTACACGCCGGGCCTACCAACAGGTCCTTGAACTCCTAGACGACAGCCACCGCAG GACACACCTTGACCTTGCCTTGGATATGAACCCTGATGAGTCAGGTTTAATAGATGCCTCCTCGTTGCGCCGACAA ATTGTGAAGCTAAATCGGCGTCTACAAATgctggaggaagaaaacaagGAACGCTCCAAGCGAGAGGTGGTCCTATATTCTGCCACTGTTGCATTCTGGCTGATCAACACCTGGGTTTGGTTCcgccgctaa
- the zgc:110269 gene encoding probable flap endonuclease 1 homolog, producing MGITKLADLIRLEAPGAISHKYIGDYTGKVIAMDTSIVINQFRTATPSLNPLTGLLFRTLTLLEHDIKPVFVFDGKPPEEKIPALQKRAEAAGWRSPNHLGTASLQTKDCFQLLKLLGVPVIQAPGDAEAFCAWLVKRGSAEAVASEDMDTLPFGAHVVIRHMNAKKDSDIVEYSLPKLLEKLQLTHKEFVDLCILLGCDYCDKIVGLGPKRALSLIQKYRTIENLVLHINTKTHPVPDNWKYKEAQKLFLETPNAEVPEFMWTEPDEEALVGFLCQSTYVREQRVRHRMERFRQIRESKRNEREKTTAAGHCRQTGMDDFFRVLRKREQPVEAADCGSSKRKKPELK from the exons ATGGGGATCACAAAACTAGCAGATTTGATCCGACTGGAAGCTCCCGGTGCAATTTCCCACAAGTATATTGGTGACTACACAG GCAAGGTAATTGCCATGGATACATCAATTGTCATAAACCAGTTCCGTACCGCAACACCATCGCTCAA CCCGCTGACCGGTCTCCTCTTTCGGACGCTCACCTTACTGGAACATGATATAAAgcctgtgtttgtgtttgatggAAAACCCCCGGAAGAAAAGATCCCTGCT CTTCAGAAACGAGCAGAGGCAGCAGGTTGGCGCTCCCCCAACCATTTGGGCACAG CATCACTTCAAACAAAAGACTGTTTCcaactcctgaagctgctgggTGTACCTGTGATCCAG GCTCCAGGAGACGCTGAAGCCTTTTGCGCTTGGCTGGTGAAACGGGGGAGCGCGGAAGCTGTGGCATCAGAAGACATGGACACGTTGCCATTTGGAGCCCATGTTGTGATTCGTCATATGAATGCCAAAAAAGACAG TGACATTGTGGAATATTCTTTACCgaagttgttggagaaactCCAACTAACTCACAAAGAG TTTGTCGACCTTTGCATCTTGCTGGGATGCGACTACTGCGACAAGATAGTCGGCCTTGGTCCAAAGAGAGCGCTGAGTCTCATCCAGAAGTACCGCACTATCGAAAATCTCGTTTTGCACATCAACACAAAG ACCCATCCTGTACCAGATAACTGGAAATACAAAGAAGCGCAGAAGTTATTTTTGGAAACACCAAACGCAGAAGTACCTGAGTTTATGTGGACTGAACCTGACGAAGAAGCCTTGGTTGGGTTTCTCTGCCAGAGTACATACGTCAG GGAGCAACGAGTCCGTCATCGCATGGAGAGATTCCGACAGATTCGGGAGAGTAAGCGGAACGAAAGGGAGAAGACGACTGCAGCGGGACACTGCAGGCAAACTGGGATGGATGATTTTTTCAGAGTTCTTAGAAAGAGGGAGCAG CCTGTGGAAGCTGCTGACTGTGGAAGCAGCAAGAGAAAGAAACCAGAATTGAAATGA